Within Cohaesibacter gelatinilyticus, the genomic segment ACCCCGGATCTCGCCATAATTTCCGCAGGTGTCCACTCTCGCTCCAAAACCACAAAACAGGCTCTGGCAGATAACAATTCCAAGATGGCAGCGCTCTTCAGCACATTGGAAGAAGCGGGCATCGACAAGAAGGATATGCAAACCAGCAACTTCAATATCCACCCGGAGATGCGTTATCCACGCAAGGGCGAAAACAAACCGCCCATGATTGTCGGCTATAATGTCAACAATCAACTGACGGTCAAGATCCGTGACCTTGCCAAAATCGGCACAGTCCTGACTGCTCTGGTTGAAGCCGGAGCTAACAACATGTCCGGATTGCGCTTCGATGTTTCCAACAAGAAATCCAAACTGGAAGAAGCCCG encodes:
- a CDS encoding SIMPL domain-containing protein, whose protein sequence is MKKYLITLAAIIPLMVSPSLAAEQQAGTISINGTGMVEMTPDLAIISAGVHSRSKTTKQALADNNSKMAALFSTLEEAGIDKKDMQTSNFNIHPEMRYPRKGENKPPMIVGYNVNNQLTVKIRDLAKIGTVLTALVEAGANNMSGLRFDVSNKKSKLEEARKAALADAKAKANLYATELGVKIKRLKSLSESGGYNAPRPMMMKAARMEMAMDAPVPVAEGSLSLSINVNTTWELDN